TTCGCTGCTCCTCATGAGGTTCACGACGCGTACCGAGGTGGGGCGGCTGCAGTGCCGAGGTGGACCCGTGCGCGTTTCGGGGCGCAGGGCACCCCGAAACGCGCACGGACGCCCTCACAACCGCCGGGTGGATTCGCGGACGATCAGGTTCGGCCGGAACATCCGGCTGAAGTTGGTCGAGGCCCGCACCGGTTCGTCCGGGTCGAGCTGGCGGGTCAGTTCGTCGACCGCCGCGGCGGCCATGTCGCGGATCGGCTGGGCCAGCGTGGTCAGCGCGGGCTGGCAGTAGGCGGCCAGCGGGATGTCGTCGAAGCCGACCACCGAGATGTCCTCCGGCGTGGCCAGCCCCCGCCGCTTGGCCTCCCGCATCGCGCCGAGCGCCATCACGTCCGACGAGCACAGGACCGCGGTCGGCCGCGGGCCGTCGAGCAGTTCGCCCATGGCCTGCGCACCGCCCTCCGCTCCGAACGGCGCGTGCGCGACGAGTTCCGCGCTCGGCTCGATGCCGGCCTCCTCCAGCGCCGACGCCCATCCCGCCCGCTTCATCCGGGAGGGCAGGGCGCGGGCCGGGCCGCTGACGAAGCCGATGCGGCGGTGGCCCAGTTCCAGCAGGTGCCGGGCGGCGGTGTGGCCGGCCAGGTGCTCGTCGACGGTGATGTCCGGGACGTCCAGGCTCGGCGTGCTGCCGTTGACGAACACCATCCGGACGCCTTCGGCGCGCAGCTTCTCGTAGTAGCCGCGGCTGCGGCGCTCGTCGTTGTCCGGGTTGGCGATCTCCGGCGACACGAAGATCATGCCCTCGACGCCCCGCGCGACCAGCATCCGGACGTAGTCCTTCTCGGTCATCGCCGCGCGGGTGTTGCACAGCAGCGACGAGTAGCCCGCCAGCGAGGCGCGGCCTTCCAGCGCCTCGGCGAAGGCCGGGAAGACCGGGTTGGACAGCTCCGGCACCAGCAGGCCGATGACCCCGGTGCGGCGCAGCGCGCCGGTGCCGCGCGCGGTGTGCGGCATCTGGTTGAGGACTTCGAGTACTCGTTGCCGGGTCTCCTCCTTGATGCCCGCCTTGCGGTTGAGCACTCGGCTCACCGTCGACACGCTCACCCCCGCCGCCTGGGCGATATCGGCCAGACCCGCCACTGCTCCGCTCCTGTCGCGCCGGGACCACTTGCTGCCGCAATCCTGCACATGATCGAAATATTTTGCAAACCTCTACCGCTGATTGATCACGAGAACTTTGCCGATGATCGCTGAACACCTTGACTTGCATCACATCTTGGGTATGCAATTTGACGCCAAGTGTTCGCAAATTTTTGCAAGCAGG
This portion of the Saccharopolyspora antimicrobica genome encodes:
- a CDS encoding LacI family DNA-binding transcriptional regulator; amino-acid sequence: MAGLADIAQAAGVSVSTVSRVLNRKAGIKEETRQRVLEVLNQMPHTARGTGALRRTGVIGLLVPELSNPVFPAFAEALEGRASLAGYSSLLCNTRAAMTEKDYVRMLVARGVEGMIFVSPEIANPDNDERRSRGYYEKLRAEGVRMVFVNGSTPSLDVPDITVDEHLAGHTAARHLLELGHRRIGFVSGPARALPSRMKRAGWASALEEAGIEPSAELVAHAPFGAEGGAQAMGELLDGPRPTAVLCSSDVMALGAMREAKRRGLATPEDISVVGFDDIPLAAYCQPALTTLAQPIRDMAAAAVDELTRQLDPDEPVRASTNFSRMFRPNLIVRESTRRL